The following is a genomic window from Oncorhynchus kisutch isolate 150728-3 linkage group LG6, Okis_V2, whole genome shotgun sequence.
ACTAGGCCTTTCATTTCGTGTGATATGTTACACATTTTGCAATTTGCATGAAATCATATGTATTCTGCAATTTTGTGTGATATGGTACAATAATTTGTGCATTATGCAACAAATGTGTTATGCTTAAGATCCCCGTAGTGCATCTTTAATATAGACAACATGAAGAATTCAATCAATCAGATTTTTTGTATATGAATAAAGATTTACTAAAGTTCTAAAAGTCAGCTTTTTGACAGGTCCCTCTCTGACATCTAGGAGGATTTTAACCAACTTAACAACAacatcccaaaaatatttttgttgaTGTTGTGAAGATTGCATTCAACTGCCACTCCCTGTTGtgcacaacaagcttccattccccctgtcacaaggggatttctggctttaaaaaaatgaaatcatcaaccctgttactttatttgaaaCGTTatttaaaacgttttttttttatgaagataaaaatgtttttaaagttacacttctcaaaagccACCGActtggtggaacgacccagatttagatacagagagagagaaacctctAGGGCTTCGACCAGCCCGGCACTGGATCGATGCTGAATCTGCAATAGCAACCGGATCGGTCTCCTTTCCCTGCCCTGGCTGCTCTAAGGGTGCTGTGTAGCTAGCCTTACAACTCAGATTCCTTTTCATGTTAAGGTTCTGTTGAAGgatgagctaatgaaattaatgAAAGTAATATAAACTGCACATCTCTGTAATGCAACAAGCTGTGGTCTTGAGTAGTGACAGCGTAGAAATCCTGCTCTCCAATCATTACTGACCACCACTGTTACCATAATGACATGAACAGAAAGCACTGTGTCTCATCTTAGATGGCTTTACGACTGCAGCTCTCCAACATGGTCATTATGTCCCCATAAAAGGGAACCTCAAAGTCAACATAGCGTTTAGATTATATTTCTCATGTGCCTCTAATATTATTGTTACTCATTTCTAGAATGGGAGTTTGTTGTTATAGTGTAGTTCTATACTGCCTCCCCTGTTATTACCATAGCTGTGGGTTATAAATAGGTTCAACCAAATATTGACAGAGAAAATATATACTTTGAGGTTATTGATTTGATATACAGTGAAAGCGCATTTCTTTCCAGGAAAGACCTGAAGACTTGAAAACATCTCTAGTAGTAGATGGGATGGGAAAGCAGGATCAGGTTATTTCCCCTTCAGCCTCAGATCAGGAATCTAGCCTGGAAGCTGCTGGCCACAGATCACCATCATGCTatgaaaatgaataaataaaataaaaaaagtgatgAGAAAAGCTAAAGTAGAAAAAAAAGCAGGACATTTTATTTCACAAAAAGATAATTACCTGGAGGCTCATAAAAGTGGCCAGCCACTCGATCAACTCGTTCTTTGATTCACAGCACAGGTACCTGAGAAGATTGGTAGCAGGCGAGGGTGAGTTAGAGAAGGGCTAGATCTTTACCATGATCCTCAGCAGAGCTTAAGTGCTCTAATTACTACTGTTTAACGATCTTCAGTTGCTACCCAAGATACTCACCATTGCTGTATGTCTCGTACTGCCTTCTCACACACTACAGTCATCCCCCAGCTAGAACACAAGATCATAGAGATCATAAGAAAGGAGAGCAAGGACATGATATGGACAGCTGATATGGACTCAAATGATTTGAAATGGGGGGGTTGCTGGTTAAAGCCCCAAGTGGGACATTCAGAGATTCTCACCATGACGGTGGCTGTAACTTCCTCTTGATACCACAGTAGACCTTCAGAGCGTTGATTTGACACTCCCTCTCAGGCTGAGAACTCTACAAGATGGGCAAACAAGGCTGTTGTTACACAAATACTGCATATACATTACAGGAGTCTCACACTGTCACAGAAACAACACACATCTCCTTCCATCCTCTCTTACCTTCACATCTTTGTACAGCCTTAGAGACAAGCCACTGAGCACACAGAGGCGTCTGCTGAAGGTTCCCTTACCCCTTTGACCTTTCTCTTCACAGAACTTGATCAGGCCGTTTCGGGAGACATCTACCCTGCCTGCTGTGAAAGGGTACATCCAACTCTCATTTACTTTGTACACATTTTCTACCATATCATTAACACATCTCCTTCCCCCTTTTCATTGGACTTTCTCTTCCGTTATcaatgcttttttattttttttacagaataTATGCAATTGTGTAAGTATATTTATGGTATGTACTGGTCATCAAAACTCTATGTAGTAAAGTTGAACTTTGTCGTCAATCCAAAACTGACTATGTAGTCAATCACAACTCATTCAAAATACTGTACCTATGTAGGTAAGAATGGCCTCCATGTAGCAGTTCTTCTTGACCACCAGATGACAGTCTTTGCCCAGAGAGAAATAGATAGTCAGCGCTTGCTCCTGATAGTGCAATGGACGCTCTGTTGGGGGAACCAGAGAAGACACCATGTATTTTACCACTAGTTTACAGTTGAGCACCAGCTTTCATTATAACAATGTAAGATATTTCACACATTACCAACAGCTGTCCAACTCCTCAAACATTTAAGAAGAGACTTTGCAACTATAACTGAGGTGTTCTAAACCATTACCTATCTCCTGGTTGTTGTCGACCAGGAAGCAGCTCCAGTAGTCCCCCTGCTGTGGAGGGATGTTCCTGCGTCTCAGGACCTTACATACCAGCTCTTCAGCACTCACTTCCTGGGAGATCTGAGCAGGCAGGGGAGCTTATGATTATCTGGGCACAAAAAAATTGCAGAAGAACATCCTGTACTGTAGCCTATGGATTCTAGAGTCAAAGGTGAAAGGTGAGAGTGCACATGGAGCTGACCTGAACCAGCAGCTCagagccctcctccttcctctccaggTAAACCCCGCAGATGGTGAGAGGTGAGGGGCTTCCCTACAGAACAGTATGAAGAGAGAGACGCAGCAGGCCAACAGCCATCCTTAGTCCAGCAAATAGTAAGAGATAGATAGTATAGGTCAAGGAAGTCAGGACTTAATCATTTCAGTTGGGTGGCGAACAGCTGCTGCAAGGGTTCTGAAAATCTCATCATGCCATGGGTGTGTGCTCACCTCCTCTGTGTGTTCCTTCTGTGCTTTGATGACATGCGAGATCATGTCCAACTGTCTCTGAAACTGCTCTGCATCCACctgccacacagacagacaaatgtATTCCATCCATCTGATCAGGCCAATTCATTTGTCTTCTTGTGACAACACAgtacatttctctctctttgtcttctaTAAATCAGTGGTCATCAGTgtgagacagacacactcacattGAAGATGTCCTGGTAGTTCTGGATGAGATCCTCTACCACCTGTCCTGCGCTGTTATCAGTGCCGTCCATCTGGAAGAGCGTGGGACCAAACACAATGGCCAGGTTGTGCATGTTCATCTGATTCTCATCTGCAAAGCACTGGACGCTTTGGGAACAAAATCGACAGATTTGTACAACAGCGATGCATGTCTTGAACTTTCAAAGACAAATGAGTCAATTCCTTATATAGAAACTGTATAGAAACTGTTTTTATTCTACTTATATGTGAATAAAGGACAAATGTCCTATGGGAAAGAGGTCCATTATTCCAGAATggaggtaaagaaataaaaagagaggggaggacagacagacagaggtagagattGAGGCTCACCAGTAGAGGTGGTTGATGACAGCCCCCAGAGTGGCTCTGTTGACTCGGGGGAGGCTGTGGAGGAGGGCCTGGTACTGGGACACTCTCTCACTCATCGCACTGACAGCTGGTGGACATAGAAGAAGAACACCTACATATTACAGCACAGCACACAACTCCCTATCATGGGGCTACCACTgaatatgtttacatgcacataCATAATTCTacattaaactgattatggcagaagGCCGAGTATGAAATttgtcatgtaaacaccttactctgcttatcttaatctTTGTAAGGTCATAATCAAAGTAAGCATACGCCGATTAAAACACCTTGTTTTCTGAGCAATCTGTagaattattaggacatgtaaacagcttaattggcgttccagtggtgtatttgatctgcgTATATGCAAGCACCTGGTGGTTTTAAATGacgattttctgcatttatcaaaaGTCCCATCAGAAGCCGGATTTCAGATGTAAACAGGAACGTTTTaaacaaactattatattaacCTGACTTTCCACAATAATAACATTATTGTATGGATGTAACCGTGCTCAATGATACGACTACCAAGACAAGCAGTGAAAAGCAGTGGTGTGGTCATTGTGGTCCACCAGTATTAGAATGAGGGTAGGCCAGACTCACTAGTGGTGTGGAGCCATGGCAGAGAGGCCTGATGGCCATTGAAAACCCCCTCTCCCACTTCCCTGAGGAACCTCTTCAGGACGTTTGCCACGTCATCCACCTGGCGCTCCCCTTCATTCAGACGGACCTGCCGGGCGTCATGGCGGAGAAAGAACAGCAGGGCGGCGATCTTGGAGTTCACACCACACCTCCGATAGATGCCCTCTGACTTCAAACCTGGAAAGGAAATCTCCCATAAAGAAACACATCAACACTGAACCATTAACACAGACTTACAAATACACTGATAATGAAATGAGTGAAGCTAGTAAGAGCTTATCTTTTGTTAGGTATCTGTCCCGACCGATGCCATGCTAGGTCCACCCACCATGCTGTGTGATGTAGCTCATGCAGCGGTCCACGATGACAGGGACGTCTGTGTCAGTGAGCTGCTGCTGGTCCAGGGGGCCATCTCCTCTCCCTGAGCCCTGTTGGAGCCCACTCAGCCAGCCCTGGAAGTCAGGCCTCCTGTCCCCCTCCACACGCAGGCTTCTGCCTCCGTCCACCAGCACCACAGCACCAGCACCAGCCTCCTGCTCCATGGCTAAAACAGGGACACAAAACAACATACAGTGTCATGACTCACACAATCAAACACTAACTACATCAGCATGTACATCAACGTAGTAGCTGTTTTATTCTGTTGCAACCCAAAAAATATAGCACTCTTACATCATTAGTACCACAACACACACTAAAAACTTAAACTTCACGAAACTTCTCCCTCTACAGTACATCCTAATACCTCCACTGTGGCAGTTTCAGGAGTGACTCACAGAGCTCCTTTATTTTGCGCAGGTCGATGTTCTCCACTCGATCTGCTCCGTGGAGGAGTAGGAGCAGTCTGGAGCCCCCCAGGGAGAACCAGCCCAGGAGGGGGCTATGGTGGCTCTGGCCCTCAGTGTAGCTCAACCGACCCACCCTCGCAAAGGGCCAGCACACCAggtcctctgctgcagaggggaCCAGCGCCTGACATGCAATAAGATAAGGCAGTACTATATACACGAGCAAAACTACTAATTACCAGTCTATCATGATACTCAATTAAATCTAGTTTTAAAGAGGTGGTTACCTTGGCGATGGCCTTGATCCACCCTTTCACTTTGTCAGAGGAGTCTTCTCCAAATAGATAGACTCTCCCAGAGTCATGGTACAGCTCAAAGGAATGGGCATAACTGAGCCAGGAAAGGTACAGTGTggtaagaaatatatatatatcaacattaGTATTAAAGCCTACACTGATAGGGTTTTATAAATTCCAAATTATGCCTAAATGGTATAAATAACGGCATTTGCTACACCCTGGAAAAGTACATGTGATCTGCTCATGTCATTACTGATGGGAGTGAATGTGTTGCCTGTCTTACCCATGTTTCCCTGGGGGATTGACCAACAGACACAGGACATCACTCATCTTCATCCCGCCGCTCTGACTGGAGCTCTTCTCGCTCTCATAGTAGCTGAAGTTACCTTGGTTCAGAGAGCACCATCGACGGCTAAAATCTAGAGAAAATATATTTAGCTGATGGTAAATGTATTGGCATTAATAACACTTTCCTAAGAGGACTGTCCAAGTTGGTCATTATTTCACCTGACCAATAGACATTCAGATCtaaacagggttggggagtaactggaATCTGTTTACAAAAAAACTGTAGCTGTAATCAGTTatattaccagcaaaaatattgtattcagattacagatacttttgaaaaactagatgattacttcttggattactttaAAATTCAGAATGGATGTTTGCTAAATAAAATCATGACACCTTTCTATTTTCTCAATGAAAAAGGCggaagtttaagtttgttccactaATAGTCAGACCACTATTATGACACACCAAAAGCGTTTGATTGATCCTttgtgtcttcttctaatgcctcttaagggaaaagtaatcagattacgttactgagtttgggtaacccaaaagttatgttactgattacaataTTGGACCGATAACTAGTAACTgtgacagattacatttagaaagtaacctacccaaccctggatTTAAAGCATGTCCAAACAAATCTCAGAGATTCGAGTTTATACATAGTGCCATGAATCACCCACCTCCTCTTGCTTTGCACTCTGTTACTGGCCGTATTGAAGAAGCGGTCTTGAAGAGATAACCAGTGTGTGAGACGGGGAGATCAGCCTCTAGGAGTGTGTGATTTCCAGCCCTAGACCCTGGCAGATCTAGAGAGGAAATAAATAGAACTACTGATGGCtcctatactgaacaaaacacaGTACAAGTTGAATGTAAAGTTGGAGACGAGGGTTCCCTTTCATATATTTTATTggagtttttctttttttaagtgcaagacaacacaaaacatGCCACCTGGTGGTAGAAAAGCCACACAGCATCCATAAACAACAAATTCATACAATAGGAGTCAAAACAACACCCACAAACAATTGACAACAAAAGCATGGAGCAATAATAATGGAGTTGATTCAGGACCTTTACGACACCAGCTACGTTGTGGTCAAGAGCTTCGGTtgcgaaaaataaataaaatcaatccaatttatttataaatcaaatgtatttataaagcccttcttacatcagctgatgtcacaaagtgctgttcagaaacccagcctataaCCTCCaaaaaagcaagcaatgcaggtatagaagcacggtggctaggaaaaactccctagaaaggccagaacctaggaaaaaAGGGAGAGGaagcaggctatgaggggtggccagtcctcttctggctgtgccgggtggagattataacagaacatggccaagatgagGGGTGGCGAAAAATAGGTGCATTGTTCCAGACCTGTAAATGCAcccagaaaaaaatatataaatggaGCAGAGAGATAAGACTCCTACCTGTGTTGTGGTTGTGAGTTAAGAACTCCACCTGTAATATCTGTCCATAGTGTTGGGCCACGGACACAGGGCTGGGCAGCTCTGGATCACCTGTATAACAGTTCACATCTGCTCCACAGAACACCAGAGACAGAGTCTCCAATACATCATCCGTCTGAACGGTACTGCACAGAGCCTGAGAGGTAGgcaaggaggagggagagaaagagagagagggagagagagaagagagaatcagagagcaGCAAACACGTCTGGACTTTTGAGAgtatgggatggagagagagagaaatatatacagttgaagtcggaagtttacatacacttaggttagagtaattcaaactcgttttttaaccacttcataaatttcttgtcaacaaactatagtttttggaagttggttaggacatctactttgttcatgacacaagtaattgtttgCAGACATATTgtttcacttatatttcactgtatcacaaatccagtgggtcagaagtttacatacactaagttgactgtgcctttaaacagcttggaaaattcacgaaaattatgtcatggctttagaagcttgtgataggctaattgacataatttgagtcaattgggggtgtacctgtgaatgtatttcaaggcctaccttcaaactcagtgtctctttgcttgacatcatgacaaaatcaaaagaaatcagtcaaaaccacaaaaataatttgtagacctccacaagtctgcttcatccttgggagcaatttccaaacgcctgaaggtagtataaacaccatgggaccacgcagcagtggaaggagacgcgttctgtctcctagagatgaacgtactttggtgagaaaagtgcaaatcaatcccagaacaacagcaatggaccttgtgaagatgctggaggaaacaggtacaaaagtatctatatccacagtaaaaggagtcatatatcgacataacctgaaaggccgctcagcaaggaagaagccactgctccaaaaccgccagactacggtttgcaactgcacgtgggaacagagatcgtactttttggagaaatgtcctctggtctgatgaaacaaaaatagaactgtttggccataatgaccatcgttatgtttggataaaaaagggagaggcttgcaagccgaagaacaccatcccaaccgtgaagcacgggggtggcagcatcatgttgtgggggtgctttgctccaggagggactggtgcacttcacaaaatagatggcttcatgaggaaggaaaattatgtggatatattgaagcaacatctcaagacatcagttaaagcttggtagcaaatgggtcttccaaattaacaatgaccccaagcatacttccaaagttgtggcaaaatggcttaaggacaataaagtcaaggtattggagtggccatcacaaagccctgatctcaatctcatagaaaaattgtgggcagaactaaaaaagcttgtgcgagcaaggaggactaaaaacctgactcagttacaccagctctgtcgagaggaatggaccaaaattcacccaacttattgtgggaagcttgtggaaggctacccgaaacgtttgacccaagttaaacaatttaaag
Proteins encoded in this region:
- the LOC109892649 gene encoding arf-GAP with Rho-GAP domain, ANK repeat and PH domain-containing protein 1 isoform X2, translating into MADQEDSLRAMQNCFRSQFSMEEVECEDIEASRRTSSVDEDSIYLACTLSRSYDLGDSDLHHTPVIKMGWLDKTPPQGSLIFQKRWVMLDAQYLRYFQNEKEVYSKRIIAILFVTEVLNVGEQKFEVVTRNRTFLFRAENNTVREEWVSVLKETIQQRRSSMEMSLMNFSFTSGQRDSGVSLISKQGYLEMNGLRSKVYVVICADRVFLYGNAEEHSQGVGITYIEMNVGTVKSTDKRSFNLTTFYRTFSFLAESAQQRDQWVEALQDCVSRSLSSDVVAQKIWAVEANQRCADCGAPHPDWASVNLCVVLCKCCAGVHRGLGQSVSKVRSLRMDEKVWTDNLIQVFLLGNNRVNLFWAANTPPSEALQPSSDSEKRQRFVSAKYCQGKYRRYHALFGQQEALNKALCSTVQTDDVLETLSLVFCGADVNCYTGDPELPSPVSVAQHYGQILQVEFLTHNHNTDLPGSRAGNHTLLEADLPVSHTGYLFKTASSIRPVTECKARGDFSRRWCSLNQGNFSYYESEKSSSQSGGMKMSDVLCLLVNPPGKHGYAHSFELYHDSGRVYLFGEDSSDKVKGWIKAIAKALVPSAAEDLVCWPFARVGRLSYTEGQSHHSPLLGWFSLGGSRLLLLLHGADRVENIDLRKIKELSMEQEAGAGAVVLVDGGRSLRVEGDRRPDFQGWLSGLQQGSGRGDGPLDQQQLTDTDVPVIVDRCMSYITQHGLKSEGIYRRCGVNSKIAALLFFLRHDARQVRLNEGERQVDDVANVLKRFLREVGEGVFNGHQASLPWLHTTTVSAMSERVSQYQALLHSLPRVNRATLGAVINHLYCVQCFADENQMNMHNLAIVFGPTLFQMDGTDNSAGQVVEDLIQNYQDIFNVDAEQFQRQLDMISHVIKAQKEHTEEGSPSPLTICGVYLERKEEGSELLVQISQEVSAEELVCKVLRRRNIPPQQGDYWSCFLVDNNQEIERPLHYQEQALTIYFSLGKDCHLVVKKNCYMEAILTYIGRVDVSRNGLIKFCEEKGQRGKGTFSRRLCVLSGLSLRLYKDVKSSQPERECQINALKVYCGIKRKLQPPSCWGMTVVCEKAVRDIQQWYLCCESKNELIEWLATFMSLQHDGDLWPAASRLDS
- the LOC109892649 gene encoding arf-GAP with Rho-GAP domain, ANK repeat and PH domain-containing protein 1 isoform X1; the encoded protein is MADQEDSLRAMQNCFRSQFSMEEVECEDIEASRRTSSVDEDSIYLACTLSRSYDLGDSDLHHTPVIKMGWLDKTPPQGSLIFQKRWVMLDAQYLRYFQNEKEVYSKRIIAILFVTEVLNVGEQKFEVVTRNRTFLFRAENNTVREEWVSVLKETIQQRRSSMEMSLMNFSFTSGQRDSGVSLISKQGYLEMNGLRSKVYVVICADRVFLYGNAEEHSQGVGITYIEMNVGTVKSTDKRSFNLTTFYRTFSFLAESAQQRDQWVEALQDCVSRSLSSDVVAQKIWAVEANQRCADCGAPHPDWASVNLCVVLCKCCAGVHRGLGQSVSKVRSLRMDEKVWTDNLIQVFLLGNNRVNLFWAANTPPSEALQPSSDSEKRQRFVSAKYCQGKYRRYHALFGQQEALNKALCSTVQTDDVLETLSLVFCGADVNCYTGDPELPSPVSVAQHYGQILQVEFLTHNHNTDLPGSRAGNHTLLEADLPVSHTGYLFKTASSIRPVTECKARGDFSRRWCSLNQGNFSYYESEKSSSQSGGMKMSDVLCLLVNPPGKHGYAHSFELYHDSGRVYLFGEDSSDKVKGWIKAIAKALVPSAAEDLVCWPFARVGRLSYTEGQSHHSPLLGWFSLGGSRLLLLLHGADRVENIDLRKIKELSMEQEAGAGAVVLVDGGRSLRVEGDRRPDFQGWLSGLQQGSGRGDGPLDQQQLTDTDVPVIVDRCMSYITQHGLKSEGIYRRCGVNSKIAALLFFLRHDARQVRLNEGERQVDDVANVLKRFLREVGEGVFNGHQASLPWLHTTTVSAMSERVSQYQALLHSLPRVNRATLGAVINHLYCVQCFADENQMNMHNLAIVFGPTLFQMDGTDNSAGQVVEDLIQNYQDIFNVDAEQFQRQLDMISHVIKAQKEHTEEGSPSPLTICGVYLERKEEGSELLVQISQEVSAEELVCKVLRRRNIPPQQGDYWSCFLVDNNQEIERPLHYQEQALTIYFSLGKDCHLVVKKNCYMEAILTYIAGRVDVSRNGLIKFCEEKGQRGKGTFSRRLCVLSGLSLRLYKDVKSSQPERECQINALKVYCGIKRKLQPPSCWGMTVVCEKAVRDIQQWYLCCESKNELIEWLATFMSLQHDGDLWPAASRLDS